A region of the Pseudomonas anguilliseptica genome:
CCGTGGCGCTGCCCTTAACGGCCGCCGCCTGCGCGTCGGCAATCGCAAGAGCCTGGAAGGCGCGCTGCTCGGAACCGGCTTCCCGTTCCGCGACAGCCAGATGGAAAACCTGGAAAACTACATCGGCATGTTCCGCAGCCTGGTCGGCCAAACTGCTGGCGTACGCCGCGCAGGCGCAGCGAGCCTGGACCTGGCCTATGTAGCAGCCGGCCGCTTTGATGCCTTCTGGGAATTCGGCCTGTCCGAGTGGGACATGGCCGCCGGTGCACTGCTGATCCAAGAAGCAGGCGGCCTGGTCAGCGACTTCAGCGGCGGCCACGACTTCCTGGAAAAGGGCCAGATCGTTGCCGGCAACACCAAGTGCTTCAAAGCCGTGCTCACGGCCATTCAGCCGCACCTGTCAGCCTCCCTGAAGCGCTGATCAAGCCGCAATAAAAAAGCGCCCCACGGGGCGCTTTTTTGTATCCACTGAAATCTTTCGATCAGTTGGCCTGATCGACCAACACCAGCTGACCGTCCTTGACCGGAATCTGCCGGCCCGGATCACTGGCCATACGCACCTGACTCACTTTGCCATCCAGCTCATATTTGACGTCATAGCCCACCAGCTTCTCACTGGTATCAGTTACCGTGCTGCAACGGGTTTCGGTAGTGGTATAGGTATCACGACCCTGCA
Encoded here:
- the suhB gene encoding inositol-phosphate phosphatase, producing the protein MQPMLNIALRAARSAGEMIFRSTERLDVISVDEKEAKDYVTEIDRSAEQLIIQALRKAFPNHGILGEESGLSEGSGDGADYLWIIDPLDGTTNFIRGIPHYAVSIACKYRGRLEHAVIIDPVRQEEFTASRGRGAALNGRRLRVGNRKSLEGALLGTGFPFRDSQMENLENYIGMFRSLVGQTAGVRRAGAASLDLAYVAAGRFDAFWEFGLSEWDMAAGALLIQEAGGLVSDFSGGHDFLEKGQIVAGNTKCFKAVLTAIQPHLSASLKR